A single region of the Gemella sp. zg-570 genome encodes:
- a CDS encoding ADP-ribosyltransferase — protein MKTSSKYFENRAAKNQWQTYYNTEKHSKKLIAIYEDLTRSLVDELMKVEELISKKGLSRSLAYRSKYLRLLQNRYKNEVLLLSKKVDKIYSNITDDISLKTYEDTSKELGFDIVYNDLSVKRLAQKPWLGANFKTRLGKNQAEMTKRLFETLQVGLNTGLSAVEMAIRLKNGVDRDFNKIMLLVRTEAMHHLNQVKLQAYKDSKVVKKLKDVVTLDDRTSEQCAVCAGNIYDIDNAPILPRHPRCRCVLVAYIDVDNLAKQFDREEASVNKALQAGSAGAIIKKEIVYKIADKDTEKRLQEVSDGVYKAFSGDQKEAIRYYTDKDSGKINNYLRNKDLSDIKKPDIEDKVKILDEILESNNLGYDLKLYRYTGKEEFKALQEGDFFKNYFSTSIDEKATKHFDHGYKFIIQAPGQTKGYYIGKNSENDYEKEFLVHRNTRYKILNIDEKKGILEMELLEDD, from the coding sequence GTGAAGACGAGTAGTAAGTATTTTGAAAACAGGGCAGCTAAAAACCAGTGGCAGACTTACTACAATACAGAAAAGCATAGTAAAAAGCTTATTGCCATATATGAAGATTTGACAAGGTCTTTAGTTGATGAGCTTATGAAGGTAGAAGAACTTATAAGCAAAAAGGGCTTAAGTCGAAGTTTGGCTTATAGGTCTAAGTATTTAAGGCTTTTACAAAATAGGTATAAAAACGAGGTTTTGCTTTTAAGTAAGAAGGTAGATAAGATTTATTCTAATATTACTGACGATATAAGCCTTAAGACTTATGAGGATACTTCAAAGGAGCTTGGCTTTGATATTGTTTATAATGATTTGTCGGTTAAAAGGTTAGCCCAAAAGCCCTGGCTTGGTGCCAACTTTAAGACTAGGCTAGGCAAAAACCAGGCTGAGATGACAAAAAGATTATTCGAGACTTTGCAAGTTGGGCTTAATACTGGCTTGTCTGCTGTTGAAATGGCTATTCGTTTAAAAAATGGCGTTGATAGGGATTTTAACAAAATCATGCTACTTGTCAGAACTGAGGCTATGCATCATTTAAACCAGGTTAAATTACAGGCTTACAAAGACAGTAAGGTTGTAAAGAAATTAAAAGATGTTGTAACTTTAGACGATAGGACAAGCGAACAGTGTGCAGTCTGTGCTGGTAATATTTATGATATTGATAACGCCCCTATTCTTCCTAGACATCCTCGGTGTCGCTGTGTTCTGGTTGCTTATATTGATGTTGATAATCTGGCAAAACAGTTTGATAGGGAGGAAGCCTCAGTTAATAAGGCTTTACAAGCTGGCTCTGCTGGTGCTATAATTAAGAAAGAAATAGTCTATAAGATAGCTGATAAGGACACAGAAAAGAGGCTGCAAGAAGTTTCTGATGGGGTTTATAAAGCATTTAGTGGGGATCAAAAAGAAGCTATACGTTACTATACAGATAAAGATTCAGGAAAAATTAATAATTACCTAAGGAACAAAGACTTAAGCGATATAAAAAAACCAGATATTGAAGACAAGGTGAAAATACTAGATGAAATTTTAGAAAGTAATAATCTAGGCTATGATTTGAAATTATACCGTTATACAGGCAAAGAAGAATTTAAGGCACTTCAAGAAGGTGATTTTTTTAAAAATTATTTCAGTACAAGCATAGATGAAAAAGCAACAAAACATTTTGATCATGGCTATAAGTTTATTATCCAAGCCCCTGGGCAAACTAAGGGCTATTATATAGGCAAAAATTCAGAAAATGATTATGAAAAAGAATTTTTAGTGCATAGAAATACAAGGTATAAAATATTAAATATAGATGAGAAAAAAGGAATATTGGAAATGGAGCTGTTAGAAGATGACTAA
- a CDS encoding replication initiator protein A, whose protein sequence is MNFFQAPKELFNPKSKYFNLSNNAKILYMFMLDRVRLSQTKDKKFYDNKEKKYFIYFNIEDLLNNSGLKSNKTLIKAKQELIEVNLIEQSGNKKNTKYFVFLPQDKIIEKNKIKKKDKSKNKEIKKNNNNNNKKNNKIVSTINKDKDKLKDILKDILEDKEKINKLEDKMPSAVLELEQILIDGDIRGCEKKYILDTIEIYRIKKIKIKSLINFVRFLRKKYKEDKKRTDKRFEKEEVDRIINYTWYNK, encoded by the coding sequence ATGAACTTTTTTCAAGCACCTAAAGAATTATTCAACCCTAAAAGTAAGTATTTTAACCTATCTAACAATGCTAAAATTCTTTATATGTTTATGTTGGATAGGGTGAGATTATCACAAACAAAAGACAAAAAATTTTACGATAATAAAGAAAAGAAATATTTTATATACTTTAACATAGAAGATTTATTAAACAATAGCGGCCTAAAGTCGAATAAGACTTTAATTAAGGCTAAGCAAGAATTAATAGAAGTAAACTTAATAGAACAAAGTGGAAATAAGAAAAACACTAAATATTTTGTCTTTTTACCCCAAGACAAGATTATAGAAAAAAATAAGATAAAGAAAAAAGATAAATCAAAGAATAAAGAAATTAAGAAAAATAATAATAATAATAATAAGAAAAATAATAAGATAGTTTCAACGATAAATAAAGATAAAGATAAATTAAAAGATATATTAAAAGATATATTAGAAGATAAAGAAAAAATAAATAAATTAGAAGATAAAATGCCCTCCGCTGTATTAGAGCTAGAGCAAATATTGATAGACGGAGATATAAGAGGGTGTGAAAAAAAATATATTCTAGATACGATCGAAATATATAGAATAAAAAAAATAAAAATAAAAAGTTTAATAAATTTTGTTAGATTTTTAAGAAAAAAATATAAAGAAGATAAAAAGAGAACAGATAAACGATTTGAAAAAGAAGAGGTTGACAGAATAATAAATTATACTTGGTATAACAAGTAA
- a CDS encoding PBSX family phage terminase large subunit has translation MNRVRVNKHFRPFLEDWEHYFYVVVGGYGSSKSYNTAIKLISKAISEPNRRILVVREVYETIRESCYNLLLEVCSRLGLKEGLHFKKRQSPLQITFFNGSEFIFKGCDNSQKLKSINGVSIIWVEECTEVNYESIKELIGRLRHNVQSNHIIYTSNPVSKNSWLYRHFFIDVNPDNQERLVKLDDRELYEKRIIKRGNAFYHHSVCDDNYFLPSSYIEQLDDMQNYDRDLWRIARRGEFGVNGKKVLPQIKLLKPDVMLCKMEEIKTPLYFNGLDFGFVTSYNALLRMVVDHDNKDLFIYWEYYSKDKTDEEIARDIEEFRQTGELIKADSAEPKAIRYYKQKGFNIKACKKFKGSRNVYTKKVKRFRNIFISTSCPNAIKELCDLSFAVNRDGQLLEDEFNIDAHTLSAIWYGLDNYEVASLKVSKFKVGGVSF, from the coding sequence ATGAATAGGGTAAGGGTTAATAAGCATTTTCGCCCTTTTTTGGAAGACTGGGAACACTATTTTTATGTTGTTGTTGGTGGTTATGGTTCTAGTAAGTCTTATAATACGGCTATTAAGTTAATAAGTAAGGCTATAAGCGAACCTAATAGGCGTATTTTGGTTGTTCGTGAGGTTTACGAGACTATAAGGGAAAGTTGCTATAATCTCTTGCTTGAGGTTTGCTCTAGGTTGGGGCTTAAAGAAGGTTTGCATTTTAAAAAGAGGCAGTCGCCCTTGCAGATAACTTTTTTTAATGGCAGTGAGTTTATTTTTAAGGGTTGTGATAATTCGCAAAAATTAAAGTCTATAAATGGGGTGTCTATTATCTGGGTTGAGGAGTGTACGGAAGTTAATTATGAGAGTATTAAGGAGCTTATCGGGCGTTTAAGGCATAATGTACAGTCTAACCACATTATTTATACTTCTAACCCCGTGAGTAAGAACTCTTGGCTTTACAGGCACTTTTTTATTGATGTAAACCCGGATAATCAAGAAAGGCTTGTTAAGCTAGACGATAGGGAGCTTTACGAGAAAAGGATTATAAAAAGGGGTAATGCATTTTATCATCATAGCGTTTGTGATGATAATTATTTTTTGCCGTCTTCTTATATTGAACAACTTGACGATATGCAAAATTACGACAGGGATTTATGGCGAATAGCTAGGCGAGGTGAGTTTGGGGTGAATGGTAAAAAGGTACTGCCTCAAATTAAGCTTTTAAAGCCCGATGTGATGCTTTGCAAGATGGAAGAGATAAAAACACCTTTATATTTTAACGGGCTTGATTTTGGCTTTGTAACGTCTTATAACGCCCTTTTAAGAATGGTTGTTGATCATGATAATAAGGATTTATTCATTTATTGGGAGTATTATTCTAAGGATAAGACAGACGAGGAGATAGCAAGGGATATTGAGGAGTTTAGACAGACTGGCGAGCTTATTAAGGCTGATTCAGCAGAGCCTAAGGCGATAAGGTATTATAAGCAAAAGGGCTTTAATATTAAGGCTTGTAAGAAGTTTAAGGGGTCGAGAAATGTTTATACTAAAAAAGTTAAGAGGTTTAGAAATATTTTTATTTCTACATCTTGCCCTAATGCTATTAAAGAACTTTGCGATTTGTCTTTTGCTGTAAATAGGGACGGTCAGCTTCTGGAGGATGAATTTAACATTGACGCCCACACATTGTCGGCTATTTGGTACGGGCTGGATAATTACGAAGTGGCTAGTCTTAAGGTTTCTAAGTTTAAAGTAGGGGGTGTAAGTTTTTAA
- a CDS encoding terminase small subunit: MFIREDISKDLERAALDLMAGWATGRNKQKAFVLNFVANGFQNAADAALKAGFSAKNARKHGSFMLNNKAKYGHIAEVVAKLQAIFDERAVELSVASCLEIRQFWSDILRGNVKDVKFIGVGEGIQKVIEVSPDLATRLAASDKLAKSYAMYSQNISVNSDPNVNISFLEVERDE, encoded by the coding sequence GTGTTTATTAGAGAGGATATTTCAAAGGATTTAGAAAGGGCGGCTTTGGATTTGATGGCAGGCTGGGCAACTGGCAGGAATAAGCAAAAGGCTTTTGTTTTAAATTTTGTGGCTAATGGTTTCCAAAATGCGGCTGATGCGGCTTTAAAGGCTGGTTTTTCTGCTAAGAATGCTAGAAAGCACGGGTCTTTTATGCTTAATAATAAAGCAAAATACGGACACATTGCAGAAGTTGTGGCAAAATTACAAGCAATTTTCGATGAAAGGGCAGTCGAGCTTTCGGTTGCTTCTTGTTTGGAGATTAGGCAGTTTTGGAGTGATATTTTAAGGGGCAATGTAAAGGATGTGAAATTTATAGGTGTCGGGGAGGGTATCCAAAAGGTTATTGAGGTTAGCCCAGATTTGGCAACACGTCTTGCAGCTTCTGATAAGCTGGCAAAATCTTATGCAATGTATAGTCAGAATATAAGCGTTAATTCCGATCCTAATGTTAATATTTCTTTTTTAGAGGTTGAACGCGATGAATAG
- a CDS encoding single-stranded DNA-binding protein, whose translation MNNLVLVGRLTKDPQLKIGNNNLAVAVFTLAVDRGVKDARGEKQTDFIQCKAFGKQAENLCRYQSKGNLIGLCGSIHTGSYQAKDGTTKYTTDVIASSISYLQAKREESKEDKDNMDWLFNQADQKTENQKFNFGSYGIGINGNTIFDKNPFKEKE comes from the coding sequence ATGAATAACCTTGTGCTAGTCGGAAGACTGACAAAAGACCCTCAGTTAAAAATAGGTAATAATAACTTAGCCGTAGCAGTTTTTACGCTGGCAGTAGACCGGGGCGTAAAGGATGCAAGAGGAGAGAAACAGACGGATTTTATACAGTGTAAGGCGTTTGGTAAGCAAGCTGAAAATCTGTGTAGATATCAAAGCAAGGGGAACTTAATAGGCTTGTGTGGTAGTATACACACGGGAAGCTACCAAGCAAAAGACGGGACTACTAAGTATACGACCGATGTAATAGCTAGCAGTATAAGCTACCTGCAGGCTAAGAGAGAGGAAAGCAAAGAAGACAAGGACAATATGGACTGGTTATTTAACCAGGCAGATCAGAAGACAGAAAACCAAAAATTTAATTTTGGTAGCTATGGAATAGGAATAAACGGTAACACGATATTCGACAAGAACCCTTTTAAAGAAAAAGAATAA
- a CDS encoding pentapeptide repeat-containing protein translates to MKKLNEDVLKDLLRKHEEWLDSEGKGGSRLNLSFVDLSYLDLRYANLRDASLTNVNLSYADLEYAVLEKANLSFSDLSYANLRKAILDEAILKQASLKGVNLYQASLVSASLNFANLEDAYLRLANLACANLYKANLLYANLACANLASAVLRDSRLIFANLKDANLDCANLDNANLREAILSEVCLKDAILRDACLEGANLYNANLARANLRDADLEGANLCKANLTSANLKCAYLRHVYHEQVEGQRVISVGLDTTSDNNQVSYWADLDLVTCSSFIGSFGDFIKHVELKYLHKPILLKRYKKVIDFILDMLNDYKEAKKGDV, encoded by the coding sequence ATGAAAAAATTAAATGAAGATGTATTAAAGGATTTATTAAGAAAACATGAAGAATGGCTAGATAGCGAGGGTAAAGGGGGTAGTAGGCTTAATTTAAGTTTTGTTGATTTAAGCTATCTTGATTTAAGATACGCTAATTTAAGGGATGCTAGCTTGACAAATGTTAATTTAAGCTATGCTGATTTAGAATATGCTGTTTTAGAAAAGGCTAATTTAAGCTTTAGTGATTTAAGCTATGCTAATTTAAGAAAGGCTATTTTAGATGAGGCTATTTTAAAGCAAGCATCTTTAAAGGGTGTTAATCTTTACCAGGCGTCTTTGGTTTCTGCTAGTTTAAATTTTGCTAATTTAGAAGATGCTTATTTAAGGCTTGCTAATTTAGCTTGTGCTAATCTTTATAAGGCTAATTTACTTTATGCTAATTTAGCTTGTGCTAATTTAGCTTCTGCTGTTTTAAGGGATTCACGTTTAATTTTTGCTAATTTAAAAGATGCTAATTTAGATTGTGCTAATTTAGATAATGCTAATTTAAGGGAGGCTATTTTATCTGAGGTTTGCTTAAAAGATGCTATTTTAAGGGATGCTTGCTTAGAAGGGGCTAATCTTTATAATGCTAATTTAGCAAGGGCTAATTTAAGGGATGCAGATTTAGAAGGGGCTAATCTTTGCAAGGCTAATTTGACAAGTGCTAATTTAAAGTGTGCTTATTTAAGGCATGTATACCATGAGCAAGTGGAGGGGCAAAGGGTTATTTCTGTTGGGCTTGATACAACAAGCGATAATAACCAGGTTTCTTATTGGGCTGATTTAGACTTGGTAACTTGCAGCTCTTTTATTGGTTCTTTTGGTGATTTTATAAAGCATGTTGAGCTTAAATATTTACATAAGCCTATTTTGCTTAAGAGGTATAAAAAGGTTATTGATTTTATTTTGGATATGTTAAATGATTATAAAGAGGCTAAGAAGGGAGACGTGTAG
- a CDS encoding ERF family protein → MKKLQKARVLLQEKQLKKSGLNPFQKFKYFELQDFLPRVNEIFESLDLYSHFDLYKEVAKLTIKDNETDEKVQFTSPIQKLEGAKMQDIGATITYAKRYLYMNALEIAENDIIDAKNQEERKARQALKDANTAKDKEEIIKNINDNVDPVQVTKWLKANGYETLNDVSGEVLATLWKNYLENLKQKKN, encoded by the coding sequence GTGAAAAAATTACAAAAAGCAAGGGTGTTATTACAAGAAAAGCAATTAAAGAAAAGTGGGCTTAATCCATTTCAAAAGTTTAAGTATTTTGAACTGCAAGATTTTTTACCAAGGGTAAATGAAATTTTTGAAAGTTTAGATTTATATAGCCACTTTGACTTGTATAAGGAAGTGGCCAAGCTGACTATAAAAGATAATGAGACGGACGAGAAGGTGCAATTTACAAGCCCTATACAGAAGTTAGAGGGGGCAAAGATGCAGGATATAGGGGCGACTATTACTTATGCTAAAAGGTACTTGTATATGAACGCCTTAGAGATAGCAGAAAATGATATAATAGACGCTAAGAACCAGGAGGAGAGAAAGGCAAGGCAGGCTTTAAAGGATGCAAATACGGCAAAAGATAAGGAAGAGATAATAAAAAATATTAATGATAATGTTGACCCTGTCCAAGTTACGAAGTGGTTAAAGGCTAATGGTTATGAAACGTTAAATGATGTTAGTGGGGAGGTGCTGGCGACTTTATGGAAAAACTACTTAGAGAACTTGAAGCAAAAGAAAAATTAG
- a CDS encoding pentapeptide repeat-containing protein, producing MSDFLSECKPCKFMTQASLDVLVVEHEIWLESKGKEGERLVLSSYDFSDFDFSKLFLKQAVFENCDFSYAKFDDVFLAESCFKSCRFDYAKFKGVNLYKACFKDCSFLDNSFNLCVLSFAKFKGVNGFFVSFKDCSLVSCFLDEGKFYFSKFSRCDLKNLGFDSFIFESCDFLHCDFLACDLSKARLWFCHFSDVRGLEFSSFEFASNNGNSHFVFYFFRDCDLVLLGDFQGRLKDFEKAFDDCLEGNFSFLSRGKNPIRLNENHRFLFSSLVSCF from the coding sequence ATGAGTGATTTTTTAAGTGAATGTAAGCCTTGTAAGTTTATGACGCAAGCAAGCCTTGACGTTTTGGTAGTCGAACATGAAATATGGCTAGAGAGCAAGGGCAAGGAGGGAGAAAGGCTTGTTTTAAGTTCTTATGATTTTAGCGATTTTGATTTTTCTAAGTTGTTTTTAAAGCAGGCTGTTTTTGAAAATTGCGATTTTTCTTATGCTAAGTTTGACGATGTTTTTTTAGCTGAAAGTTGTTTTAAGTCTTGCAGGTTTGATTATGCTAAGTTTAAGGGTGTTAATCTGTATAAGGCTTGTTTTAAGGATTGTTCTTTTCTTGATAATTCTTTTAATCTTTGTGTTCTTTCTTTTGCTAAGTTTAAAGGTGTTAATGGCTTTTTTGTGAGTTTTAAGGATTGTTCTTTAGTTTCTTGTTTTTTGGATGAGGGCAAGTTTTATTTTTCTAAGTTTAGCCGTTGTGATTTGAAAAATTTAGGTTTTGATAGCTTTATTTTTGAAAGTTGTGATTTTTTACATTGTGATTTTTTAGCTTGTGATTTGTCTAAGGCTAGGCTTTGGTTTTGCCATTTTTCAGATGTTAGGGGTTTAGAATTTTCTTCTTTTGAATTTGCTTCAAATAATGGCAATTCCCATTTTGTTTTTTATTTTTTCCGTGATTGTGATTTAGTCTTGCTGGGGGATTTCCAGGGGAGGCTTAAGGATTTTGAAAAAGCTTTTGATGATTGCTTAGAGGGTAATTTTAGCTTTTTGTCTAGGGGTAAAAATCCTATTAGGCTTAATGAAAATCATAGGTTTTTGTTTAGTTCTTTAGTTAGTTGTTTTTAG
- a CDS encoding RusA family crossover junction endodeoxyribonuclease, with protein sequence MDNKRELHIFLGFDKIPRTTAQQKKIAVIKGRPIVRDSEKLKLTKKLYRLKLDQYKPDSPFVGALELGVVYHFERPGNVKKNQVYKITRPDTDNLIKALKDCMAESGYFLDDAQVVVTHIKKVYAVGNVGIEIFLKEI encoded by the coding sequence ATGGATAATAAGCGAGAATTGCATATTTTTTTGGGGTTTGATAAGATACCGAGGACTACGGCACAGCAAAAGAAAATAGCTGTTATAAAGGGACGTCCTATTGTTAGGGATAGTGAAAAGCTTAAGCTTACTAAGAAGTTATATAGGCTTAAGTTAGATCAATATAAACCAGATAGCCCTTTTGTGGGTGCTTTGGAGCTTGGGGTTGTTTATCATTTTGAAAGACCTGGGAATGTTAAGAAAAACCAGGTGTATAAGATTACTAGACCTGATACGGATAACTTAATTAAGGCTTTGAAAGATTGTATGGCAGAGTCTGGTTATTTTCTGGATGATGCCCAGGTTGTGGTTACTCATATTAAAAAGGTTTATGCAGTCGGTAATGTTGGAATTGAAATTTTTTTAAAAGAGATTTAA
- a CDS encoding phage portal protein, whose product MSFLFGDDMENLNTKKIKYYVDSFKSSDRYKWMLLGQKYYDVDNDYKDAKNAYKKQNKADNRLIHASYKNIVDEKVSFSFSKDCTFQCDDVDYIHDVKKVLGKYFQNVLEELAYEASNKGIAWLHPYVDEEGVFRLMVVPSEQCIPIWEDVTHARLNSFIRFYPEQVWLFNELKTFEHLEVWTSSGVTHYRLDASLGEIMQLGDLSYPLRVENQFFNWSSGIPFVAFKNNHRELCDLKFVKSIVDNYDLTRSEAANYIQEVKNIIYVLKGYSGDSDNVAKLRAMINDERIILLDADDTESKSDVSALTPEMDITALKNHYEQLKRDIIEYSQSINRDLDKFGSAPSGVALKFLFSGLELKAAKFEQEFSKGIDKLLLFVNDFLNVSNAPDVNVVFAHDLEINESEVIANCINSKGLISDETILANHPWVVDFEQEQKRLKEQEEKEESKLEKDFKRVMSGEDE is encoded by the coding sequence ATGAGTTTTTTATTCGGGGATGATATGGAAAACTTGAACACTAAAAAGATAAAGTATTATGTCGATAGTTTTAAAAGCTCTGATAGGTATAAGTGGATGTTATTGGGTCAGAAGTATTACGACGTAGACAACGATTATAAGGACGCAAAGAACGCTTATAAGAAGCAAAATAAGGCTGATAATAGGCTTATTCACGCTAGCTATAAAAATATTGTTGATGAGAAGGTGTCTTTTTCTTTTTCTAAGGATTGCACTTTTCAATGTGATGATGTGGATTATATCCACGATGTAAAAAAGGTTTTGGGCAAGTATTTTCAAAATGTTTTAGAAGAGTTGGCTTATGAAGCGTCTAATAAGGGGATTGCTTGGTTGCATCCTTATGTTGATGAGGAGGGGGTATTTCGCTTAATGGTGGTACCGTCTGAGCAGTGCATCCCCATTTGGGAGGATGTAACACACGCTAGGCTTAATTCTTTTATTCGCTTTTATCCTGAGCAGGTTTGGCTGTTTAATGAATTAAAGACTTTTGAGCATTTGGAGGTTTGGACAAGTTCGGGGGTTACTCATTATAGGCTTGATGCGTCTTTAGGTGAGATTATGCAACTTGGGGATTTGTCTTATCCTTTACGTGTTGAAAATCAATTTTTTAATTGGTCAAGTGGTATTCCTTTTGTTGCTTTTAAGAATAATCACCGTGAATTGTGCGATCTGAAATTTGTTAAGTCTATTGTTGATAATTACGACTTGACACGCTCAGAAGCTGCGAATTATATTCAAGAGGTTAAGAATATTATTTATGTCTTAAAGGGGTATAGTGGAGATAGCGATAACGTGGCTAAGCTTAGGGCTATGATTAATGACGAGCGTATTATTCTTTTAGATGCAGACGATACTGAAAGCAAGTCTGACGTGTCGGCTTTAACTCCTGAAATGGATATTACGGCCTTAAAAAATCATTATGAGCAGTTGAAAAGGGATATTATAGAGTATTCACAGTCTATTAATAGGGATTTGGACAAGTTCGGGTCAGCTCCTTCTGGGGTCGCTTTGAAGTTTTTATTTTCTGGTTTGGAGCTTAAAGCGGCTAAGTTTGAGCAGGAATTTTCTAAGGGTATTGATAAGCTTTTATTGTTTGTTAATGATTTTTTAAATGTTTCTAATGCTCCTGATGTTAACGTTGTTTTTGCCCACGATTTAGAAATTAATGAAAGTGAAGTTATCGCTAATTGTATTAATTCTAAGGGGCTTATTTCGGACGAGACTATACTGGCTAATCATCCTTGGGTTGTTGATTTTGAGCAGGAGCAAAAGAGGCTTAAGGAGCAAGAGGAAAAGGAAGAAAGCAAGCTTGAGAAAGATTTTAAAAGGGTAATGAGCGGTGAAGACGAGTAG
- a CDS encoding helix-turn-helix transcriptional regulator, with protein MVTLKELRESKGLSVQQAAKLLGISRNSLYNHEKNTRSVRLYRLKKISQVYGVSIDEIEFEGGL; from the coding sequence TTGGTTACTTTGAAGGAATTAAGGGAAAGTAAGGGGCTTAGCGTCCAGCAGGCGGCGAAGCTTTTAGGTATTAGTAGAAATTCTTTATATAATCATGAAAAAAATACTAGGAGCGTTAGGCTTTACAGGTTAAAAAAGATTAGCCAGGTTTACGGAGTAAGCATAGATGAAATAGAATTTGAAGGGGGGCTGTAA